The following coding sequences lie in one Treponema sp. OMZ 790 genomic window:
- a CDS encoding NYN domain-containing protein has protein sequence MQNIAIVLVDFDNIDYSLRTDLHLLENRLFSAVSKIQKYDEINLRFYGGWDYQKKVSRSAASISPWIHSFPHVINHTVLNAEIARSLAFEKVNLPFTYRCRKKRINIQVDTSQICVSNNTCDLFRINQIFANKKCSKLGCNKLLNEAFLINEQKLVDTMIATDLHYFSTLYKDHIFLVSSDDDFVPPIRYLCNMGYNIKVIHTHPVPYRYKKDYTKNIESFIDERSL, from the coding sequence ATGCAGAATATAGCCATTGTATTAGTTGATTTTGATAATATTGATTATTCATTACGAACAGACTTACACCTGTTAGAAAACAGGTTGTTTTCAGCAGTATCGAAGATACAAAAATATGATGAGATAAATCTTCGGTTTTACGGTGGCTGGGATTATCAGAAGAAAGTATCTCGTTCCGCAGCATCAATTTCACCTTGGATTCATAGTTTTCCACACGTTATTAATCATACTGTGCTAAATGCAGAAATTGCAAGGTCATTGGCTTTTGAGAAAGTTAATCTTCCATTCACATATAGGTGTAGAAAAAAAAGAATAAATATTCAAGTTGATACATCACAAATTTGTGTTTCAAATAACACTTGTGATCTGTTTCGTATAAATCAAATTTTTGCGAATAAAAAATGCTCAAAATTGGGTTGCAACAAGTTATTAAATGAAGCGTTTCTGATTAATGAACAAAAACTGGTTGATACAATGATTGCTACAGATTTGCATTATTTTTCTACGCTATATAAAGATCACATTTTTTTAGTATCATCAGATGATGACTTTGTTCCCCCCATTCGATATTTATGTAATATGGGGTACAATATTAAAGTCATTCATACTCACCCGGTGCCATATCGCTATAAAAAAGATTATACCAAAAATATAGAGTCATTTATTGATGAAAGGAGCTTATGA
- a CDS encoding type II toxin-antitoxin system RelE/ParE family toxin, translating to MWKVNVTEEYEEWYKSLDKDSMSELYYLTELLRLNGPELSRPYADIIHGSKKIKNLKELRGRTSETVLRVSFFFDKERKAILLIGGDKKGVNEKKFYKDLIKRSEEIAEKYGYI from the coding sequence ATGTGGAAAGTTAATGTAACGGAAGAATACGAAGAATGGTATAAATCTTTGGATAAGGATAGTATGTCAGAGTTGTACTATTTGACAGAACTTTTGAGATTAAATGGTCCTGAATTAAGCCGTCCATATGCGGATATTATCCATGGTTCAAAGAAGATAAAAAATTTAAAAGAATTAAGAGGCCGAACTTCTGAAACAGTTTTAAGAGTTTCTTTTTTCTTTGATAAGGAAAGAAAAGCAATTTTGCTTATAGGTGGGGATAAAAAAGGTGTAAATGAAAAGAAGTTTTATAAAGATTTAATAAAACGATCGGAAGAAATTGCTGAAAAATATGGATATATTTAG
- a CDS encoding XRE family transcriptional regulator translates to MKDAFEMMERYMSEEEVNKAKLKAERENFSIKLARIRELQELTQSEIANFSQSSVSRLEKRKDIKLSTLIDYIDSIGMGLEIKIYPKLTNSKVKEEVLLRT, encoded by the coding sequence ATGAAAGATGCGTTTGAAATGATGGAAAGATATATGAGTGAGGAAGAAGTAAATAAAGCAAAATTGAAAGCAGAAAGAGAAAATTTTTCAATCAAATTAGCTAGGATTAGAGAATTACAGGAACTTACTCAAAGCGAGATTGCAAATTTTAGTCAATCATCTGTTTCAAGATTAGAAAAAAGAAAGGATATAAAGCTATCAACACTTATTGATTATATTGATAGTATTGGAATGGGACTAGAAATAAAAATATATCCTAAATTAACTAATTCAAAAGTAAAAGAGGAAGTTTTATTAAGAACATAA